One Hevea brasiliensis isolate MT/VB/25A 57/8 chromosome 5, ASM3005281v1, whole genome shotgun sequence genomic region harbors:
- the LOC110647337 gene encoding probable prefoldin subunit 4: MQQGGGSEAEVTWEDQQNINKFGRLNNRFHELDDEVKIAKETNENLEDASNELILTDEEVVRFQIGEVFAHVPKEEVETRIEQMKEASSKNLEKLEEEKDSVLAQMSELKKILYGKFGDSINLEED; the protein is encoded by the exons ATGCAACAG GGTGGGGGATCTGAAGCCGAGGTGACTTGGGAGGATCAGCAGAATATCAACAAGTTCGGTAGATTAAACAACCGATTTCACGAGCTGGATGATGAAGTCAAGATCGCCAAG GAAACAAATGAGAATCTGGAGGATGCAAGTAATGAATTGATTCTTACTGATGAGGAGGTGGTTCGTTTTCAAATAGGAGAAGTCTTTGCTCATGTTCCAAAGGAAGAAGTTGAAACCAGGATAGAACAGATGAAAGAGGCGAGCAGTAAAAACTTGGAAAAACTTGAGGAAGAGAAGGATTCGGTCCTGGCACAGATGTCAGAGTTAAAGAAGATTTTGTATGGAAAGTTTGGAGACTCCATCAACCTAGAGGAGGATTAA
- the LOC110647336 gene encoding photosystem II reaction center W protein, chloroplastic, with amino-acid sequence MATITTTKLPTFLAPASFKKTTRIHSTPILGLPVMARTGCKVKCSLEEKKEARSKGISTSMVLSMMAAASAMATSTAGPATALVDERMSTEGTGLPFGLSNNLLVWILLGVFGLIWAFYSVYTSTLEEDDDSALSL; translated from the exons ATGGCCACCATTACAACCACCAAGTTGCCAACATTCTTGGCCCCTGCAAGCTTCAAGAAAACAACCAGGATTCACTCCACTCCTATTCTTG GGTTGCCGGTAATGGCAAGGACAGGGTGCAAGGTCAAGTGCAGCCTAGAGGAGAAGAAAGAGGCAAGATCCAAGGGCATAAGCACAAGCATGGTTTTATCGATGATGGCAGCAGCATCAGCAATGGCAACAAGCACAGCAGGGCCAGCAACGGCATTGGTGGATGAGAGAATGAGCACAGAAGGGACTGGACTTCCCTTTGGTTTAAGCAACAACCTTCTAGTGTGGATACTTCTTGGTGTGTTTGGTTTGATTTGGGCTTTCTACAGTGTCTACACTTCAACtcttgaagaagatgatgattcTGCTTTGTCCCTCTAA
- the LOC110647333 gene encoding E3 ubiquitin protein ligase DRIP2 isoform X3, which produces MILIWGYWLVRKLHLCRKCIYEKLSDEEVDCCPVCNIDLGYLPVEKLRPDHNMQDIRAKIFPFKRRKNNASEVMPSIALPAKRKERSLSSLVVSTPKVPMQIGLTGRRSKAGARKAAAFRCSFTVDESNRKEDSSEDHPMSSSSPGSPNKIVQNKRQDSSVGDLLNTLRHKEEPEDDVEIIEGKADLWTPLNCLVEAANRSKSSKSNLQGLSLAKSEPLSAPGGEFQSPVTKSGAESPNGHDSEVYMPKSRNKEHGQDMKVQDVKNGINSLHASVKRRRLTARKRAAMAEELSASAQVMLNAAGAKSNRRNCPIWFSLVASKDQKGNASLPQISACYLRIKDGKMPVSFIQKYLVKKLDLASEAEVEIICRGQAVLPTLQLHNLVDLWFQTASTSKKVPASVGSSAKDFVMVLSYCRKVQAS; this is translated from the exons ATGATTTTGATCTGGGGATACTGGCTTGTTCGTAAATTGCATC TCTGCAGGAAATGCATATATGAAAAGCTCTCAGATGAAGAAGTAGACTGCTGTCCTGTATGCAATATTGATCTGGGCTATCTGCCTGTGGAGAAACTGAG GCCAGACCATAATATGCAAGACATAAGGGCCAAAATATTTCcttttaaaagaagaaaaaataatgcCTCTGAAGTTATGCCTTCAATTGCATtgccagcaaaaagaaaggagagATCATTATCATCGTTGGTGGTTAGCACTCCCAAAGTGCCAATGCAAATTGGTTTGACAGGAAGGAGATCTAAAGCTGGTGCAAGAAAGGCTGCTGCTTTCCGATGCAGTTTTACTGTTGATGAATCCAATAGAAAAGAAGACTCTTCGGAAGATCACCCAATGAGCTCAAGCTCTCCTGGGTCTCCTAATAAAATTGTGCAAAATAAAAGGCAG GATTCTTCTGTTGGTGACCTTCTTAATACACTAAGGCATAAAGAAGAACCAGAAGATGATGTAGAAATAATAGAAGGGAAAGCTGATTTATGGACTCCCTTAAATTGTCTTGTTGAAGCTGCTAACAGAAGCAAGTCCTCTAAGTCAAATTTGCAAGGTTTGTCTCTTGCCAAATCAGAACCACTTAGTGCACCCGGTGGCGAATTCCAGTCACCTGTAACGAAGTCTGGAGCAGAATCTCCCAATGGTCATGACAGTGAAGTATATATGCCTAAAAGCAGAAATAAGGAGCATGGACAGGATATGAAAGTCCAAGATGTTAAGAATGGGATAAATTCACTTCATGCATCAGTCAAGCGTAGAAGATTGACAGCACGGAAAAGGGCAGCTATGGCTGAAGAGCTCAGTGCCTCAGCACAAGTCATGCTCAATGCAGCAGGTGCTAAGAGCAACAGAAGAAATTGTCCAATTTGGTTCTCATTAGTTGCCTCCAAAGACCA GAAAGGAAATGCTTCCTTGCCACAGATATCTGCATGTTATCTGAGGATTAA GGATGGTAAAATGCCTGTCTCGTTCATTCAGAAGTATCTTGTAAAAAAACTTGATCTGGCTAGCGAGGCTGAG GTGGAGATAATCTGCCGGGGACAAGCAGTACTTCCAACCTTACAATTACACAACTTGGTGGACTTGTGGTTTCAGACAGCATCAACGTCGAAGAAGGTACCAGCATCGGTGGGTTCCTCAGCTAAGGACTTTGTAATGGTACTATCATATTGTCGCAAAGTTCAAGCTTCTTAA
- the LOC110647333 gene encoding E3 ubiquitin protein ligase DRIP2 isoform X2: MAGQVVKVKRDIIQACMTCPLCKKLLRDATTISLCLHTFCRKCIYEKLSDEEVDCCPVCNIDLGYLPVEKLRPDHNMQDIRAKIFPFKRRKNNASEVMPSIALPAKRKERSLSSLVVSTPKVPMQIGLTGRRSKAGARKAAAFRCSFTVDESNRKEDSSEDHPMSSSSPGSPNKIVQNKRQDSSVGDLLNTLRHKEEPEDDVEIIEGKADLWTPLNCLVEAANRSKSSKSNLQGLSLAKSEPLSAPGGEFQSPVTKSGAESPNGHDSEVYMPKSRNKEHGQDMKVQDVKNGINSLHASVKRRRLTARKRAAMAEELSASAQVMLNAAGAKSNRRNCPIWFSLVASKDQDGKMPVSFIQKYLVKKLDLASEAEVEIICRGQAVLPTLQLHNLVDLWFQTASTSKKVPASVGSSAKDFVMVLSYCRKVQAS; this comes from the exons ATGGCGGGACAGGTGGTGAAAGTAAAGAGGGACATAATACAGGCATGCATGACTTGTCCTCTTTGTAAGAAGCTGCTAAGGGATGCTACCACTATATCTTTGTGTCTCCACACGT TCTGCAGGAAATGCATATATGAAAAGCTCTCAGATGAAGAAGTAGACTGCTGTCCTGTATGCAATATTGATCTGGGCTATCTGCCTGTGGAGAAACTGAG GCCAGACCATAATATGCAAGACATAAGGGCCAAAATATTTCcttttaaaagaagaaaaaataatgcCTCTGAAGTTATGCCTTCAATTGCATtgccagcaaaaagaaaggagagATCATTATCATCGTTGGTGGTTAGCACTCCCAAAGTGCCAATGCAAATTGGTTTGACAGGAAGGAGATCTAAAGCTGGTGCAAGAAAGGCTGCTGCTTTCCGATGCAGTTTTACTGTTGATGAATCCAATAGAAAAGAAGACTCTTCGGAAGATCACCCAATGAGCTCAAGCTCTCCTGGGTCTCCTAATAAAATTGTGCAAAATAAAAGGCAG GATTCTTCTGTTGGTGACCTTCTTAATACACTAAGGCATAAAGAAGAACCAGAAGATGATGTAGAAATAATAGAAGGGAAAGCTGATTTATGGACTCCCTTAAATTGTCTTGTTGAAGCTGCTAACAGAAGCAAGTCCTCTAAGTCAAATTTGCAAGGTTTGTCTCTTGCCAAATCAGAACCACTTAGTGCACCCGGTGGCGAATTCCAGTCACCTGTAACGAAGTCTGGAGCAGAATCTCCCAATGGTCATGACAGTGAAGTATATATGCCTAAAAGCAGAAATAAGGAGCATGGACAGGATATGAAAGTCCAAGATGTTAAGAATGGGATAAATTCACTTCATGCATCAGTCAAGCGTAGAAGATTGACAGCACGGAAAAGGGCAGCTATGGCTGAAGAGCTCAGTGCCTCAGCACAAGTCATGCTCAATGCAGCAGGTGCTAAGAGCAACAGAAGAAATTGTCCAATTTGGTTCTCATTAGTTGCCTCCAAAGACCA GGATGGTAAAATGCCTGTCTCGTTCATTCAGAAGTATCTTGTAAAAAAACTTGATCTGGCTAGCGAGGCTGAG GTGGAGATAATCTGCCGGGGACAAGCAGTACTTCCAACCTTACAATTACACAACTTGGTGGACTTGTGGTTTCAGACAGCATCAACGTCGAAGAAGGTACCAGCATCGGTGGGTTCCTCAGCTAAGGACTTTGTAATGGTACTATCATATTGTCGCAAAGTTCAAGCTTCTTAA
- the LOC110647334 gene encoding GCN5-related N-acetyltransferase 10, chloroplastic, translating into MADLLPCNLNISKGISTESPYTRRGGRLNHGRKISGQKGSVLSNKGCVVQCCSASSTSASSAAKQFLVNDRTSFQDREEQLENLVSEHGWRARRLANDGYEMKEVAQIQAEAFHTPVAIFDDLFFQFFKAEVLSGLLYKLRNSPPDRYACLVAEPAADSSKSQREKLVGIVDVTASRDESVMQHLRGAEEYLYVSGIAVSKTFRRQKIGSVLLKACDVLSTLWGFKYLVLRAFEDDVGARRLYTKAGYKVVSIDPQWMTWIGRKRRVLMIKQSNLLD; encoded by the exons ATGGCTGATCTGCtaccctgtaatttgaatatctcTAAAGGTATCAGCACAGAATCTCCGTATACACGTAGAGGTGGCAGACTTAATCATGGAAGAAAAATTAGTGGGCAGAAAGGATCTGTGCTTAGTAACAAGGGATGCGTGGTGCAGTGCTGTAGTGCTTCTTCAACCTCAGCTTCATCAGCTGCTAAGCAATTTTTGGTCAACGACAGAACAAGCTTTCAAGATAGAGAAGAGCAATTGGAGAATTTGGTGAGTGAGCATGGATGGAGAGCGAGGAGGTTGGCTAATGATGGATATGAAATGAAAGAAGTAGCTCAAATTCAAGCTGAAGCTTTCCATACTCCTGTGGCTATCTTTGATGATttgttcttccaattctttaag GCTGAAGTGCTTTCTGGGCTTCTTTACAAACTTAGGAACTCACCTCCGGACAG ATATGCATGTTTGGTAGCTGAACCTGCAGCTGATTCCTCCAAGTCTCAAAGGGAAAAACTAGTTGGCATTGTGGATGTCACAGCATCGAGAGATGAATCTGTTATGCAACATCTCAGGGGAGCAGAAGAGTACCTTTATGTTTCTGGGATAGCTGTTTCCAAAACTTTCAG GAGGCAGAAAATAGGGAGTGTACTGCTAAAAGCCTGCGATGTGCTTTCCACTTTGTGGGGTTTCAAGTATCTCGTCCTCCGAGCATTTGAAGATGATGTGGGTGCTCGTAGATTGTATACAAAAGCAGGATACAAAGTCGTCTCAATTGATCCTCAATGGATGACTTGGATAGGAAGAAAACGACGTGTTCTTATGATCAAACAGTCTAATTTGCTTGATTAA
- the LOC110647333 gene encoding E3 ubiquitin protein ligase DRIP2 isoform X4 — MAGQVVKVKRDIIQACMTCPLCKKLLRDATTISLCLHTFCRKCIYEKLSDEEVDCCPVCNIDLGYLPVEKLRPDHNMQDIRAKIFPFKRRKNNASEVMPSIALPAKRKERSLSSLVVSTPKVPMQIGLTGRRSKAGARKAAAFRCSFTVDESNRKEDSSEDHPMSSSSPGSPNKIVQNKRQDSSVGDLLNTLRHKEEPEDDVEIIEGKADLWTPLNCLVEAANRSKSSKSNLQGLSLAKSEPLSAPGGEFQSPVTKSGAESPNGHDSEVYMPKSRNKEHGQDMKVQDVKNGINSLHASVKRRRLTARKRAAMAEELSASAQVMLNAAGAKSNRRNCPIWFSLVASKDQKGNASLPQISACYLRIKDGKMPVSFIQKYLVKKLDLASEAEVSSLLPSHLWWR, encoded by the exons ATGGCGGGACAGGTGGTGAAAGTAAAGAGGGACATAATACAGGCATGCATGACTTGTCCTCTTTGTAAGAAGCTGCTAAGGGATGCTACCACTATATCTTTGTGTCTCCACACGT TCTGCAGGAAATGCATATATGAAAAGCTCTCAGATGAAGAAGTAGACTGCTGTCCTGTATGCAATATTGATCTGGGCTATCTGCCTGTGGAGAAACTGAG GCCAGACCATAATATGCAAGACATAAGGGCCAAAATATTTCcttttaaaagaagaaaaaataatgcCTCTGAAGTTATGCCTTCAATTGCATtgccagcaaaaagaaaggagagATCATTATCATCGTTGGTGGTTAGCACTCCCAAAGTGCCAATGCAAATTGGTTTGACAGGAAGGAGATCTAAAGCTGGTGCAAGAAAGGCTGCTGCTTTCCGATGCAGTTTTACTGTTGATGAATCCAATAGAAAAGAAGACTCTTCGGAAGATCACCCAATGAGCTCAAGCTCTCCTGGGTCTCCTAATAAAATTGTGCAAAATAAAAGGCAG GATTCTTCTGTTGGTGACCTTCTTAATACACTAAGGCATAAAGAAGAACCAGAAGATGATGTAGAAATAATAGAAGGGAAAGCTGATTTATGGACTCCCTTAAATTGTCTTGTTGAAGCTGCTAACAGAAGCAAGTCCTCTAAGTCAAATTTGCAAGGTTTGTCTCTTGCCAAATCAGAACCACTTAGTGCACCCGGTGGCGAATTCCAGTCACCTGTAACGAAGTCTGGAGCAGAATCTCCCAATGGTCATGACAGTGAAGTATATATGCCTAAAAGCAGAAATAAGGAGCATGGACAGGATATGAAAGTCCAAGATGTTAAGAATGGGATAAATTCACTTCATGCATCAGTCAAGCGTAGAAGATTGACAGCACGGAAAAGGGCAGCTATGGCTGAAGAGCTCAGTGCCTCAGCACAAGTCATGCTCAATGCAGCAGGTGCTAAGAGCAACAGAAGAAATTGTCCAATTTGGTTCTCATTAGTTGCCTCCAAAGACCA GAAAGGAAATGCTTCCTTGCCACAGATATCTGCATGTTATCTGAGGATTAA GGATGGTAAAATGCCTGTCTCGTTCATTCAGAAGTATCTTGTAAAAAAACTTGATCTGGCTAGCGAGGCTGAGGTGAGTTCTCTCTTGCCTTCACATTTATG GTGGAGATAA
- the LOC110647335 gene encoding pathogenesis-related protein PR-4-like, whose amino-acid sequence MARLSLGVMFLLCLVATAAAQAQCGKQAGNKKCFNNLCCSQWGFCGTTPEYCSPSNNCQSNCKGRSSLDGSESISASNVRATSRSYNSEQNGWNLNAASAFCSTWDGDKPLEWRSKHAWTAFCGPVGPQGKDACGKCLRVTNARTGAEATVRIVDKCSNGGLDMDAATFKQLDTDGKGNAHGYLMVNYQFVNCTDD is encoded by the exons atggCGAGGTTGTCCCTAGGTGTGATGTTTCTTCTGTGTCTAGTCGCCACAGCCGCTGCCCAAGCACAGTGTGGCAAGCAGGCCGGCAACAAGAAGTGTTTTAACAATCTTTGCTGTAGCCAATGGGGCTTCTGTGGGACGACTCCTGAGTATTGTTCCCCTTCTAATAATTGTCAAAGCAACTGCAAAGGTAGGAGCAGCCTCGATGGCAGTGAGAGTATCAGTGCTTCTAATGTGAGAGCTACTTCTCGTTCCTACAATTCTGAGCAGAATGGATGGAACTTGAACGCTGCAAGTGCCTTCTGCTCAACCTGGGATGGTGATAAACCATTGGAATGGCGCAGTAAACATGCCTGGACTGCCTTCTGTGGACCTGTTGGTCCCCAAGGCAAAGATGCTTGCGGGAAGTGCTTAAGG GTGACAAATGCTCGGACTGGTGCTGAAGCAACAGTGAGAATTGTTGATAAGTGCAGCAATGGAGGCCTAGACATGGACGCTGCCACTTTCAAGCAACTGGATACTGACGGAAAAGGCAATGCTCATGGCTACCTTATGGTGAATTACCAGTTTGTGAACTGCACTGATGACTGA
- the LOC110647333 gene encoding E3 ubiquitin protein ligase DRIP2 isoform X5 — translation MAGQVVKVKRDIIQACMTCPLCKKLLRDATTISLCLHTFCRKCIYEKLSDEEVDCCPVCNIDLGYLPVEKLRPDHNMQDIRAKIFPFKRRKNNASEVMPSIALPAKRKERSLSSLVVSTPKVPMQIGLTGRRSKAGARKAAAFRCSFTVDESNRKEDSSEDHPMSSSSPGSPNKIVQNKRQDSSVGDLLNTLRHKEEPEDDVEIIEGKADLWTPLNCLVEAANRSKSSKSNLQGLSLAKSEPLSAPGGEFQSPVTKSGAESPNGHDSEVYMPKSRNKEHGQDMKVQDVKNGINSLHASVKRRRLTARKRAAMAEELSASAQVMLNAAGAKSNRRNCPIWFSLVASKDQDGKMPVSFIQKYLVKKLDLASEAEVSSLLPSHLWWR, via the exons ATGGCGGGACAGGTGGTGAAAGTAAAGAGGGACATAATACAGGCATGCATGACTTGTCCTCTTTGTAAGAAGCTGCTAAGGGATGCTACCACTATATCTTTGTGTCTCCACACGT TCTGCAGGAAATGCATATATGAAAAGCTCTCAGATGAAGAAGTAGACTGCTGTCCTGTATGCAATATTGATCTGGGCTATCTGCCTGTGGAGAAACTGAG GCCAGACCATAATATGCAAGACATAAGGGCCAAAATATTTCcttttaaaagaagaaaaaataatgcCTCTGAAGTTATGCCTTCAATTGCATtgccagcaaaaagaaaggagagATCATTATCATCGTTGGTGGTTAGCACTCCCAAAGTGCCAATGCAAATTGGTTTGACAGGAAGGAGATCTAAAGCTGGTGCAAGAAAGGCTGCTGCTTTCCGATGCAGTTTTACTGTTGATGAATCCAATAGAAAAGAAGACTCTTCGGAAGATCACCCAATGAGCTCAAGCTCTCCTGGGTCTCCTAATAAAATTGTGCAAAATAAAAGGCAG GATTCTTCTGTTGGTGACCTTCTTAATACACTAAGGCATAAAGAAGAACCAGAAGATGATGTAGAAATAATAGAAGGGAAAGCTGATTTATGGACTCCCTTAAATTGTCTTGTTGAAGCTGCTAACAGAAGCAAGTCCTCTAAGTCAAATTTGCAAGGTTTGTCTCTTGCCAAATCAGAACCACTTAGTGCACCCGGTGGCGAATTCCAGTCACCTGTAACGAAGTCTGGAGCAGAATCTCCCAATGGTCATGACAGTGAAGTATATATGCCTAAAAGCAGAAATAAGGAGCATGGACAGGATATGAAAGTCCAAGATGTTAAGAATGGGATAAATTCACTTCATGCATCAGTCAAGCGTAGAAGATTGACAGCACGGAAAAGGGCAGCTATGGCTGAAGAGCTCAGTGCCTCAGCACAAGTCATGCTCAATGCAGCAGGTGCTAAGAGCAACAGAAGAAATTGTCCAATTTGGTTCTCATTAGTTGCCTCCAAAGACCA GGATGGTAAAATGCCTGTCTCGTTCATTCAGAAGTATCTTGTAAAAAAACTTGATCTGGCTAGCGAGGCTGAGGTGAGTTCTCTCTTGCCTTCACATTTATG GTGGAGATAA
- the LOC110647333 gene encoding E3 ubiquitin protein ligase DRIP2 isoform X1, translating to MAGQVVKVKRDIIQACMTCPLCKKLLRDATTISLCLHTFCRKCIYEKLSDEEVDCCPVCNIDLGYLPVEKLRPDHNMQDIRAKIFPFKRRKNNASEVMPSIALPAKRKERSLSSLVVSTPKVPMQIGLTGRRSKAGARKAAAFRCSFTVDESNRKEDSSEDHPMSSSSPGSPNKIVQNKRQDSSVGDLLNTLRHKEEPEDDVEIIEGKADLWTPLNCLVEAANRSKSSKSNLQGLSLAKSEPLSAPGGEFQSPVTKSGAESPNGHDSEVYMPKSRNKEHGQDMKVQDVKNGINSLHASVKRRRLTARKRAAMAEELSASAQVMLNAAGAKSNRRNCPIWFSLVASKDQKGNASLPQISACYLRIKDGKMPVSFIQKYLVKKLDLASEAEVEIICRGQAVLPTLQLHNLVDLWFQTASTSKKVPASVGSSAKDFVMVLSYCRKVQAS from the exons ATGGCGGGACAGGTGGTGAAAGTAAAGAGGGACATAATACAGGCATGCATGACTTGTCCTCTTTGTAAGAAGCTGCTAAGGGATGCTACCACTATATCTTTGTGTCTCCACACGT TCTGCAGGAAATGCATATATGAAAAGCTCTCAGATGAAGAAGTAGACTGCTGTCCTGTATGCAATATTGATCTGGGCTATCTGCCTGTGGAGAAACTGAG GCCAGACCATAATATGCAAGACATAAGGGCCAAAATATTTCcttttaaaagaagaaaaaataatgcCTCTGAAGTTATGCCTTCAATTGCATtgccagcaaaaagaaaggagagATCATTATCATCGTTGGTGGTTAGCACTCCCAAAGTGCCAATGCAAATTGGTTTGACAGGAAGGAGATCTAAAGCTGGTGCAAGAAAGGCTGCTGCTTTCCGATGCAGTTTTACTGTTGATGAATCCAATAGAAAAGAAGACTCTTCGGAAGATCACCCAATGAGCTCAAGCTCTCCTGGGTCTCCTAATAAAATTGTGCAAAATAAAAGGCAG GATTCTTCTGTTGGTGACCTTCTTAATACACTAAGGCATAAAGAAGAACCAGAAGATGATGTAGAAATAATAGAAGGGAAAGCTGATTTATGGACTCCCTTAAATTGTCTTGTTGAAGCTGCTAACAGAAGCAAGTCCTCTAAGTCAAATTTGCAAGGTTTGTCTCTTGCCAAATCAGAACCACTTAGTGCACCCGGTGGCGAATTCCAGTCACCTGTAACGAAGTCTGGAGCAGAATCTCCCAATGGTCATGACAGTGAAGTATATATGCCTAAAAGCAGAAATAAGGAGCATGGACAGGATATGAAAGTCCAAGATGTTAAGAATGGGATAAATTCACTTCATGCATCAGTCAAGCGTAGAAGATTGACAGCACGGAAAAGGGCAGCTATGGCTGAAGAGCTCAGTGCCTCAGCACAAGTCATGCTCAATGCAGCAGGTGCTAAGAGCAACAGAAGAAATTGTCCAATTTGGTTCTCATTAGTTGCCTCCAAAGACCA GAAAGGAAATGCTTCCTTGCCACAGATATCTGCATGTTATCTGAGGATTAA GGATGGTAAAATGCCTGTCTCGTTCATTCAGAAGTATCTTGTAAAAAAACTTGATCTGGCTAGCGAGGCTGAG GTGGAGATAATCTGCCGGGGACAAGCAGTACTTCCAACCTTACAATTACACAACTTGGTGGACTTGTGGTTTCAGACAGCATCAACGTCGAAGAAGGTACCAGCATCGGTGGGTTCCTCAGCTAAGGACTTTGTAATGGTACTATCATATTGTCGCAAAGTTCAAGCTTCTTAA